One Silene latifolia isolate original U9 population chromosome 4, ASM4854445v1, whole genome shotgun sequence DNA segment encodes these proteins:
- the LOC141653230 gene encoding uncharacterized protein LOC141653230 isoform X2: MGHALASEGGFCTESFFSNSGFIQDHHLDSKGYIFSASLPPYSTSVAMSALGVLEEHPNLIKQLNENITFLRAVSLKSRSLIQDGLLDCMWERVSWIERVFVYFTCKKVPFFLARILLLQFATALSFQDAKLLQNSLDESAPTSCEGLIFKPLGMNSKYELGKRNWLKLKKDFIESMWDSLDLVPIGTFYGCGKRTVITNPKSNYIYNAYKVQPNVWFEPSGSCLYQDKGKWE, translated from the exons ATGGGACATGCTTTGGCTTCCGAAGGAGGGTTCTGCACAGAATCGTTTTTCAGTAATTCTGGATTTATCCAAGACCAT CATCTAGATAGCAAAGGTTATATCTTTTCTGCTTCTCTGCCACCGTACTCTACAAGTGTCGCAATGTCAGCTCTCGGAGTGCTTGAAGAACATCCCAATCTAATAAAACAGTTAAATGAGAACATTACCTTCTTAAGGGCCG TGTCATTAAAATCAAGGTCCTTGATTCAAGATGGCCTCCTGGACTGCATGTGGGAAAGAGTTTCATGGATTGAAAGAGTGTTCGTATATTTCACCTGTAAGAAGG TCCCATTTTTTTTAGCAAGAATTCTCCTTCTTCAATTTGCAACTGCTTTGTCATTTCAAGATGCAAAATTATTACAGAATTCCTTGGACGAATCTGCTCCCACAAG CTGCGAGGGTCTGATATTCAAACCATTGGGGATGAACTCCAAATATGAACTTGGAAAACGCAATTGGCTAAAGTTAAAGAAAGATTTTATTGAGAG TATGTGGGATTCACTTGATCTCGTACCTATCGGTACTTTTTATGGCTGTGGTAAGCGTACTG TCATAACAAATCCGAAG TCGAATTACATATATAACGCATACAAAGTTCAACCAAATGTATGGTTCGAACCATCGGGGAG CTGCCTGTACCAAGATAAAGGAAAATGGGAATAG
- the LOC141653230 gene encoding uncharacterized protein LOC141653230 isoform X1: protein MLWLPKEGSAQNRFSVILDLSKTILSFLGRQHLDSKGYIFSASLPPYSTSVAMSALGVLEEHPNLIKQLNENITFLRAVSLKSRSLIQDGLLDCMWERVSWIERVFVYFTCKKVPFFLARILLLQFATALSFQDAKLLQNSLDESAPTSCEGLIFKPLGMNSKYELGKRNWLKLKKDFIESMWDSLDLVPIGTFYGCGKRTVITNPKSNYIYNAYKVQPNVWFEPSGSCLYQDKGKWE from the exons ATGCTTTGGCTTCCGAAGGAGGGTTCTGCACAGAATCGTTTTTCAGTAATTCTGGATTTATCCAAGACCAT ATTATCATTTCTTGGTCGGCAGCATCTAGATAGCAAAGGTTATATCTTTTCTGCTTCTCTGCCACCGTACTCTACAAGTGTCGCAATGTCAGCTCTCGGAGTGCTTGAAGAACATCCCAATCTAATAAAACAGTTAAATGAGAACATTACCTTCTTAAGGGCCG TGTCATTAAAATCAAGGTCCTTGATTCAAGATGGCCTCCTGGACTGCATGTGGGAAAGAGTTTCATGGATTGAAAGAGTGTTCGTATATTTCACCTGTAAGAAGG TCCCATTTTTTTTAGCAAGAATTCTCCTTCTTCAATTTGCAACTGCTTTGTCATTTCAAGATGCAAAATTATTACAGAATTCCTTGGACGAATCTGCTCCCACAAG CTGCGAGGGTCTGATATTCAAACCATTGGGGATGAACTCCAAATATGAACTTGGAAAACGCAATTGGCTAAAGTTAAAGAAAGATTTTATTGAGAG TATGTGGGATTCACTTGATCTCGTACCTATCGGTACTTTTTATGGCTGTGGTAAGCGTACTG TCATAACAAATCCGAAG TCGAATTACATATATAACGCATACAAAGTTCAACCAAATGTATGGTTCGAACCATCGGGGAG CTGCCTGTACCAAGATAAAGGAAAATGGGAATAG
- the LOC141653230 gene encoding uncharacterized protein LOC141653230 isoform X4 has translation MLWLPKEGSAQNRFSVILDLSKTILSFLGRQHLDSKGYIFSASLPPYSTSVAMSALGVLEEHPNLIKQLNENITFLRAVPFFLARILLLQFATALSFQDAKLLQNSLDESAPTSCEGLIFKPLGMNSKYELGKRNWLKLKKDFIESMWDSLDLVPIGTFYGCGKRTVITNPKSNYIYNAYKVQPNVWFEPSGSCLYQDKGKWE, from the exons ATGCTTTGGCTTCCGAAGGAGGGTTCTGCACAGAATCGTTTTTCAGTAATTCTGGATTTATCCAAGACCAT ATTATCATTTCTTGGTCGGCAGCATCTAGATAGCAAAGGTTATATCTTTTCTGCTTCTCTGCCACCGTACTCTACAAGTGTCGCAATGTCAGCTCTCGGAGTGCTTGAAGAACATCCCAATCTAATAAAACAGTTAAATGAGAACATTACCTTCTTAAGGGCCG TCCCATTTTTTTTAGCAAGAATTCTCCTTCTTCAATTTGCAACTGCTTTGTCATTTCAAGATGCAAAATTATTACAGAATTCCTTGGACGAATCTGCTCCCACAAG CTGCGAGGGTCTGATATTCAAACCATTGGGGATGAACTCCAAATATGAACTTGGAAAACGCAATTGGCTAAAGTTAAAGAAAGATTTTATTGAGAG TATGTGGGATTCACTTGATCTCGTACCTATCGGTACTTTTTATGGCTGTGGTAAGCGTACTG TCATAACAAATCCGAAG TCGAATTACATATATAACGCATACAAAGTTCAACCAAATGTATGGTTCGAACCATCGGGGAG CTGCCTGTACCAAGATAAAGGAAAATGGGAATAG
- the LOC141653230 gene encoding uncharacterized protein LOC141653230 isoform X3, whose translation MLWLPKEGSAQNRFSVILDLSKTILSFLGRQHLDSKGYIFSASLPPYSTSVAMSALGVLEEHPNLIKQLNENITFLRAVSLKSRSLIQDGLLDCMWERVSWIERVFVYFTCKKVPFFLARILLLQFATALSFQDAKLLQNSLDESAPTSCEGLIFKPLGMNSKYELGKRNWLKLKKDFIESMWDSLDLVPIGTFYGCGKRTVELHI comes from the exons ATGCTTTGGCTTCCGAAGGAGGGTTCTGCACAGAATCGTTTTTCAGTAATTCTGGATTTATCCAAGACCAT ATTATCATTTCTTGGTCGGCAGCATCTAGATAGCAAAGGTTATATCTTTTCTGCTTCTCTGCCACCGTACTCTACAAGTGTCGCAATGTCAGCTCTCGGAGTGCTTGAAGAACATCCCAATCTAATAAAACAGTTAAATGAGAACATTACCTTCTTAAGGGCCG TGTCATTAAAATCAAGGTCCTTGATTCAAGATGGCCTCCTGGACTGCATGTGGGAAAGAGTTTCATGGATTGAAAGAGTGTTCGTATATTTCACCTGTAAGAAGG TCCCATTTTTTTTAGCAAGAATTCTCCTTCTTCAATTTGCAACTGCTTTGTCATTTCAAGATGCAAAATTATTACAGAATTCCTTGGACGAATCTGCTCCCACAAG CTGCGAGGGTCTGATATTCAAACCATTGGGGATGAACTCCAAATATGAACTTGGAAAACGCAATTGGCTAAAGTTAAAGAAAGATTTTATTGAGAG TATGTGGGATTCACTTGATCTCGTACCTATCGGTACTTTTTATGGCTGTGGTAAGCGTACTG TCGAATTACATATATAA